The following proteins are co-located in the Papaver somniferum cultivar HN1 unplaced genomic scaffold, ASM357369v1 unplaced-scaffold_128, whole genome shotgun sequence genome:
- the LOC113332048 gene encoding dynamin-2A-like, which produces MEAIEELMNLSDSMKQASALLADEDVDESSPSSSRRASTFLNVVALGNVGAGKSAVLNSLIGHPVLPTGENGATRAPISIDLQRDGSLSTKSIVLQIDNKSQQVSASALRHSLQDRLSKSAASKGRVDEIYLKIRTSTAPPLKLVDLPGLDQRMMDDALVSDYAGHNDAILLVVIPASQSPEISSSKALRLIKEFDSDGTRTVGVISKIDQASSDPKVLAAVQALLNNQGPRNTSDIPWVALIGQSVSIASAQSGSVGSENSLETAWRAESESLKSILSGAPQSKLGRVALVETLAGQIRNRMKIRLPNLLSGLQSKSQVVEDELVRLGEQMVDSPEGTRAIALELCREFEDRFLQHISTGEGGGWKVVASFEGNFPNRIKQLPLDRHFDLNNVKRIVLEADGYQPYLISPEKGLRSLIKIVLELAKEPSRLCVDEVHRVLVDIVTAAANSTPGLGRYPPFKREVVAIASTALENFKNEAKKMVVALVDMERAFVPPQHFIRLVQRRMDRQRREEEVRNKSSKKGQDAEQSLLNRATSPQTGVPPPTGGSLKSMKDKSGQPEKDAPEGSSALKTAGPDGEITAGFLLKKSGKTNGWSRRWFVLNEKNGKLGYTKKQEERHFRGVITLEECNVEELSEEEEAPSKSSKDKKSNDSSKGSNLLFKITSKVPYKTVLKAHSAVVLKAESMADKIEWMNKIRNATSKGVKGISEAGVPMRQSLSDGSLESMARRPADPEEELRWMSQEVRGYVEAVLNSLAANVPKAVVLCQVEKAKEDMLTQLYSSISSQSNAKIGELLMEDQNVKRKRERYQKQSDLLSKLTRQLGIHDNRASAASSWSNGNSGAESSPRTTGAASGDDWKSAFDAAANGDHGSFGRSNSNGHSRRYSDPAQNGDSNSGSNSASRRTPNRLPPPPPGSSGYRY; this is translated from the exons GGTGCGGGTAAATCTGCAGTATTGAATAGTTTAATCGGGCATCCAGTTTTG CCAACGGGTGAAAATGGCGCAACTCGCGCCCCTATCAGCATTGATCTACAAAGGGATGGTTCACTTAGTACCAAATCAATTGTTTTACAGATTGACAATAAATCTCAACAGGTTTCTGCAA GTGCACTCCGGCATTCTTTGCAGGATAGGCTGAGCAAGAGTGCTGCCAGCAAGGGACGTGTTGATGAAATATATTTGAAAATTCGTACTAGTACAG CTCCTCCTTTAAAATTGGTTGATTTACCTGGATTGGATCAACGGATGATGGACGATGCATTG GTCAGTGATTACGCTGGGCATAATGATGCAATATTGCTAGTTGTAATTCCAGCTTCCCAGTCCCCAGAAATTTCCTCATCCAAAGCTCTGAGATTGATAAAAGAATTTGATTCAGATG GTACCAGAACTGTCGGCGTCATTAGTAAAATAGATCAAGCATCTTCGGACCCGAAGGTCCTAGCTGCAGTTCAGGCTCTGCTAAATAACCAGGGACCGAGAAATACATCTGACATTCCTTGGGTGGCTTTGATTGGGCAATCTGTATCTATTGCATCTGCCCAATCAGGATCTGTTGGCTCAGAGAACTCTCTTGAAACAGCTTGGCGAGCCGAGAGTGAAAGCCTTAAATCTATACTGTCTGGTGCACCTCAAAGCAAACTTGGCAGAGTTGCTCTGGTAGAAACTCTTGCTGGGCAGATCCGCAACCGCATGAAAATCAGGCTTCCGAACCTCCTCTCTGG TCTCCAAAGTAAGTCTCAAGTAGTTGAGGATGAGCTAGTGAGGCTCGGAGAACAAATGGTTGATAGTCCTGAAGGTACAAGGGCGATTGCGTTGGAGCTTTGCCGTGAATTTGAGGACAGATTTCTTCAACATATTTCTACTGGTGAG GGCGGCGGTTGGAAAGTTGTTGCCAGTTTTGAAGGAAACTTCCCAAATAGGATCAAGCAACTACCCTTGGACAGACATTTTGACCTCAACAATGTCAAAAGG ATTGTCCTGGAAGCTGATGGTTATCAACCATATCTTATATCTCCAGAGAAAGGGTTGAGATCCTTGATAAAAATTGTGCTCGAACTAGCTAAAGAACCATCACGTCTTTGTGTAGATGAG GTGCATCGTGTATTGGTAGATATAGTTACTGCTGCTGCAAATTCTACACCAGGACTTGGAAGATATCCTCCTTTTAAGAGAGAG GTTGTGGCCATTGCAAGTACTGCTttagagaattttaagaatgaagCTAAAAAAATGGTGGTTGCTCTAGTTGATATGGAACGTGCTTTTGTGCCTCCTCAACACTTCATCCGTTTGGTTCAAAGAAG GATGGACCGACAGCGCAGAGAGGAAGAGGTAAGAAACAAATCATCGAAAAAAGGGCAAGATGCAGAACAATCACTACTGAACAGA GCAACGAGCCCTCAAACAGGAGTCCCCCCACCAACTGGGGGTAGCCTGAAATCGATGAAAGATAAATCTGGTCAGCCGGAGAAAGATGCACCAGAGGGTTCATCTGCTCTGAAGACTGCTGGACCTGATGGGGAGATAACAGCAG GCTTTTTGttaaagaaaagtggaaagactAATGGCTGGAGCAGGCGGTGGTTTGTGTTAAATGAGAAAAATGGAAAG CTTGGATACACCAAAAAGCAAGAGGAAAGGCATTTTCGTGGGGTTATTACTTTGGAG GAATGTAATGTCGAAGAGCTTTCAGAAGAAGAGGAGGCACCATCTAAAAGCTCCAAGGATAAAAAGTCAAATGACTCGAGCAAAGGATCAAATTTATTATTTAAAATAACTAGCAAGGTTCCATACAAGACAGTTCTCAAAG CTCATAGTGCTGTTGTATTGAAGGCCGAGAGTATGGCAGATAAGATTGAATGGATGAACAAGATAAGAAACGCTACTTCTAAAGGAGTCAAGGGTATTTCTGAAGCTGGCGTTCCTATGCGACAAAGTCTTTCAGATGGTTCATTG GAATCAATGGCTAGAAGACCTGCAGATCCTGAAGAAGAGCTTAGGTGGATGTCTCAGGAAGTACGTGGATACGTGGAAGCAGTTTTGAATAGTCTAGCTGCAAATGTCCCCAAA GCAGTTGTTCTTTGTCAAGTTGAAAAAGCGAAGGAAGACATGCTAACTCAGCTTTATAGCTCCATCAG TTCTCAAAGCAATGCAAAGATCGGAGAGCTGCTAATGGAAGATCAGAATGTTAAGCGCAAGAGGGAACGCTATCAGAAACAGTCCGATCTCTTGTCAAAACTCACACGCCAGCTAGGTATCCATGACAATCGAGCCTCTGCTGCCTCTAGCTGGTCCAATGGTAACAGTGGAGCAG AGAGCAGCCCGAGAACTACAGGTGCAGCATCAGGAGATGACTGGAAATCAGCCTTTGACGCTGCAGCAAATGGAGACCATGGTTCATTTGGGAGATCAAACTCCAATGGTCACAGCAGGCGCTACAGTGATCCTGCCCAAAATGGTGACTCAAACTCCGGATCAAACTCTGCTAGTCGGCGTACGCCAAACCGGTTGCCACCCCCACCGCCTGGTTCTTCAGGATATAGATACTAG
- the LOC113332049 gene encoding ubiquitin carboxyl-terminal hydrolase 24-like, producing MMVGLVGVGGNTRRMQEQAGQKNIKRTTLPKYLSEISGCCFHCHKHEEELQQVRKKHEEELKQLRDKYDDELDSIRKELSQLGQELGRFESPRKKSKIDADVSKKSSKGWRRLGPFKSNSHKKQEKDKGLNQLAIKDVTPRGLANTGNLCFVNATMQALLSCSAFVYHLRKLCTYSISEAEYPTLRAICDFIPHFEADASSKAFTPSMLKHPVVEFSPPVPQIQEDAGEFLAFLMDKTDTEFRKWVTLCGNDGKKSFFSWRKGKNSTDAPFASLRITEMFEGQEIIITKVPGEIDTFLLLHLSILTENDSIEKALVRRFSASELILSAEVEKTATEMRKISVPPKILVLLLLRFHFDVKTGISSKLDKHVRFGLDVVIDRDLLVDTYPLDECLSCKLIATITHLGESCSTGHYYADRYCSDKQW from the exons ATGATGGTGGGTTTGGTGGGAGTGGGAGGAAATACGAGAAGGATGCAAGAGCAG GCTGGTCAGAAAAACATTAAAAGAACAACATTACCAAAATACCTTTCTGAGATTTCTGGCTGTTGCTTCCACTGTCATAAACATGAGGAAGAATTACAGCAAGTGAGAAAAAAACATGAAGAGGAATTAAAGCAATTGAGAGACAAATATGATGATGAACTGGATAGTATCAGAAAGGAACTTTCTCAATTGGGTCAAGAACTTGGAAGATTTGAAAGCCCAAGGAAAAAGTCTAAG ATCGACGCTGATGTATCCAAGAAGTCTTCAAAGGGGTGGAGGAGATTAGGTCCATTTAAAAGTAATTCTCATAAGAAGCAGGAAAAGGATAAGGGGTTGAATCAACTAGCTATTAAAGATGTTACTCCTCGAGGTTTAGCCAACACAGGGAATCTATGTTTTGTAAATGCGACAATGCAGGCTCTGCTCTCTTGTTCTGCATTTGTTTATCATCTGCGGAAGTTGTGTACTTATTCAATTTCAGAG GCTGAGTACCCTACGCTTCGTGCAATATGTGATTTTATACCTCATTTTGAGGCTGATGCAAGCTCAAAGGCATTTACTCCTAGTATGCTTAAGCACCCTGTGGTAGAATTCTCCCCTCCTGTACCACAAATTCAGGAAGATGCTGGAGAGTTTCTAGCTTTCCTTATGGACAAAACAGATACTGAATTTCGCAAGTGG GTAACACTCTGTGGCAATGATGGAAAGAAATCGTTTTTCTCTTGGAGAAAGGGAAAAAACAGTACTGATGCTCCGTTCGCTTCATTAAGAATCACAGAAATGTTTGAAGGGCAAGAGATTATCATTACAAAGGTTCCAG GGGAGATAGATACCTTCCTCTTGCTCCATCTGAGCATCTTAACAGAAAATGATTCTATTGAGAAAGCATTGGTTCGTCGTTTTTCTGCCTCGGAACTTATCTTATCTGCAGAG GTTGAGAAGACTGCGACTGAAATGAGAAAGATTTCAGTTCCTCCTAAGATTTTGGTTTTGCTACTTTTGAGGTTTCACTTTGATGTAAAAACTGGTATCTCCAGCAAACTCGATAAGCATGTGAGATTTGGACTAGACGTAGTTATTGATCGTGACTTATTGGTTGACACTTATCCGTTGGATGAG TGTCTGAGTTGCAAATTAATTGCGACTATCACTCATCTAGGAGAATCCTGTTCAACAGGGCATTATTATGCGGATCGATATTGCTCAGATAAACAGTGGTGA
- the LOC113331896 gene encoding uncharacterized protein LOC113331896 produces MVKEKMPGSIASFSYGSTDNTFLSMTLCFKPAIEGFLAGCRKIIGLDACHLYGKYGGVLLAATGLDDKQKGISEACDKYFYLDEHRLCFRHLMKNFKSYNLHTHLWNVVKCYKKRHYQQHMDKLFVEDEKAALYLLDQKPECWFRSHFSNDSKCEHINNNFSESFNNMAKPFRDKPIITLAQMYNKLVMGLFFKRRNESEKWQDGQIVPKEMKLITKMQDLNHLFELIGAIRGKVYEVRSVHDAVFIVDLPKKTCSCLQWQLRGFPCQHVVCALTPLRPNWADVEYYKKTYAPEFEPLSAEIDWNILVEFINPPVIIRKTGRPRKKRIPSYDEDGSVKKMRKCKKCGIYGQYAVTCGGGEVGKNPKGNKPRTCVDGSTSTPYVPKPSKIKYNRKKPVASASAGASTTAKDGMKNNNSSKTCVAESSKQGAAKSGQGSKRKASSQPAFNQTNKHVGSVNNKVTFTVADPKGKKKPKKYMKI; encoded by the exons atggtgaag GAAAAAATGCCTGGCAGTATAGCTAGTTTCTCATATGGAAGCACAGACAACACATTCTTGTCAATGACACTCTGCTTCAAGCCTGCTATAGAAGGATTCTTGGCTGGATGTAGGAAAATCATTGGATTGGATGCTTGCCATTTATATGGGAAGTATGGTGGTGTGTTACTGGCTGCAACAGGTCTAGATG ACAAGCAGAAGGGGATTAGTGAAGCTTGTGACAAATACTTCTACTTGGATGAGCACAGATTATGTTTCAG ACATTTGATGAAGAATTTCAAGTCATACAACTTACACACTCATTTATGGAATGTTGTCAAATGTTACAAGAAGAGACACTACCAG CAACACATGGATAAATTGTTTGTTGAGGATGAAAAAGCTGCATTGTATCTCCTAGATCAAAAACCTGAATGCTGGTTTAGGTCTcatttctcaaatgatagcaagTGTGAGCACATTAACAATAATTTCTCAGAATCTTTCAACAACATGGCAAAGCCCTTCAGGGATAAGCCTATCATTACACTTGCACAAATGTATAATAAACTGGTGATGGGTCTTTTCTTCAAGAGGAGGAATGAAAGTGAAAAGTGGCAGGATGGTCAGATAGTTCCAAAGGAAATGAAGCTGATTACAAAGATGCAGGACTTAAATCATCTGTTTGAGTTGATTGGAGCAATAAGGGGAAAGGTGTATGAGGTCAGGAGTGTTCATGATGCTGTGTTTATTGTGGATCTTCCCAAAAAGACATGTAGTTGTTTGCAGTGGCAGCTGAGGGGATTTCCATGTCAACATGTTGTATGTGCTTTAACACCATTGAGACCAAACTGGGCTGA TGTGGAATACTACAAAAAAACATATGCTCCAGAGTTTGAACCACTGTCAGCTGAAATTGACTGG AATATACTGGTAGAGTTCATTAATCCTCCTGTTATCATAAGGAAAACTGGAAGGCCAAGGAAGAAGAGGATTCCTTCTTATGATGAAGATGGAAgtgtgaagaaaatgagaaagtgtAAGAAGTGTGGAATTTATGGTCAGTATGCAGTAACTTGTGGTGGTGGAGAGGTTGGAAAGAATCCAAAGGGCAACAAGCCTAGAACCTGTGTTGATGGCTCAACATCAACACCTTATGTCCCTAAACCATCAAAAATAAAGTACAACAGAAAGAAACCAGTTGCTAGTGCTTCTGCAGGTGCATCTACTACTGCTAAGGATGGAATGAAGAACAACAACAGTTCCAAAACATGTGTTGCTGAATCTTCTAAACAAGGTGCTGCAAAATCAGGTCAAGGGAGTAAGAGAAAGGCTTCTTCTCAACCTGCTTTCAATCAGACTAACAAACATGTTGGATCTGTCAACAACAAAGTCACCTTCACAGTTGCAGAtccaaagggaaagaagaaaccaaagaagtaCATGAAAATCTGA